The following coding sequences are from one Carassius gibelio isolate Cgi1373 ecotype wild population from Czech Republic chromosome B7, carGib1.2-hapl.c, whole genome shotgun sequence window:
- the LOC127961940 gene encoding zinc finger protein 638, protein MIKSNKKLISQDGTSNAIRSNNVNKQANSLALFSQPNTFNSFSLFLESCVPPVALRHFGSLPLLGPASLQLAQIKTQLALHQLNAIAGTSVPPPPITFPALTLLNLLKVTMSHPLYNPRGGFSSGQRPVGQRPVVPGQYGLGSQPRMELGAARLGPGSISGARGGLMVNQPLSLGQRQAQISPDLEAAIDRNLRGAREEVRLLTQMLHQPKKTDPRLREDARDEALPSGSGFSGTSRSDEVDWSLYQAPGKLISSSSLDRPSSSSQLFPSASFVGGSSGLDSQPPPEKRPSRYTSESASSLLASFGLSNEDLELLSHYPDDQLTPDNLPFILRDIRMRKAKRDVDARSEYNKVIDYGHSRKNDYPDETPDGFASKHLPKESPKFVREVSGPPFIGMDITKPPPPCQPAPSPVQVPKLQKPPPVDPRPTKTIPARPSASQPVLQPPSRPPLPLQIPPQLGVLPMMTVDDISRSLNPNWIPFLSPAISAPAMKRLPTPTMMNDYSAATPRIFPHTCSLCNIECVQIKDWLEHQNTNLHIESCRRLRKQYPDWNVESVPVSRPEPKTEHSRSKRHTRSHSYSRSPSPKRHHESSSRRKRSRSRSRSRSSSRSRSSRRYRRSRSHSRSPHRKSRSSPYRRRTRSPPSHRSRSPGYSRRSPVRRSSPRRSSPSWQQRSSSSERLAMKLISSTEFSSIADSSTLKAVVKSLAPALLAELAKKKSSSTASSSKGSSSSSSWKRPPSPKRAEYSKSSRSSTSKSSSTPRPRPKDAPGTSCLLRLIGVPHGTTSKELTDAIEPFGKIYTAILLKAIREASVCMEREEDAKALLNYKNLMIRGQFVKVCMEKDARDDDDGRKSVKTEKPVKKKEVTTTTEPTQSAKVKGADPVKASQTAKAKDVTGSKTSQVTKGKPSDPKKTVQTAKAKPLAKGSETAVAKKLVKKEVPWRKNIIEITNLPEEGVTEDDLTNLAKPYGFSATPLIAINQKKAYLQMPNTEAVEAMVKACSETPAKVQDKEITVKMMMQPIDLNYTESIFRVLMDMEKSPEIITLPERLLIVGNVPKTLGAIKEVETIIKRHGTFKKVLPLNGRIIFEMENANTARALFTRFLKIRCVVQNSALSFQLARPVKFKKKTEAKGANPPGTTIKKTNTVKAQKVVAASTAGPPVPKDKAPKTTASTAAKEDEIIIISDSEVSLNESVADEKMNIDTAATKVTAVPEDNTVDGSANAETTTTENKAEKDTQAVNETVMETPDTEYVIKEDEAASLVPTAESEIVNKKLEVESSVSSSGSAGSAESGKAEFKVESADSVTSPNTEPEGGSTVLASESGKTELEVASAVSTSEPAVSVESAEAEHELASISIDSTDHTGTLLKKDDQNVLQADDVPKELVPTSVEESKTDNSKLEEDNNVDSKSEMEIVASTVSSEETAVEAMETQSPEDPTKGIDIKDDVLETDKLKIEDEGQTNDLKPTEPLEMDINPQSSNDNEPVGENVPAADLPSTSDQTVSNSSVTVTSKSPQPVLETIQIDDDSLDFPPVTQEILKALELAVHQCRLQSSLKRAEEEARQNAEMEKKVAEKKTAKGPSSSKKPAQATKKTTQAESKKIQNEKEKKSPNSGSKSKPADTSSPEKEPMSRFRSRGNSEEEGPSTRRGGSSGSSSSRRSRRESTPPSKRLRGHDIDHRVSKNSQPSRSQSKTRTAEKENSEEPFPFNIDEFVTVDEVGDDAEETGVSNTESSVKDEKIKDKPDSNAVVSPFAESDSADQTKQTDDIVGSEIGKREVIESADKTETTPAAEVVAPLKPEEQESQEESADKPMGTDRMETAADNETTEPCTVAESASASMDSSVETMKEDPDIGNLDEFVSSKSVSSSPSQKGPCPPTSAENLEKSDDFDPEEPETSALMMDNNVEATLNSESPSHDAMVTLDEVSEMEEDFLDETNEEQHSKADEVPETLVTVDEVGDDEMGCEEYQLDKELEGLVTLDEIVDEEEEFDSFNPETLVTLDEAKGDDEEIEEVEHSEDKPTTPTPIIPEKPVKSPSQEEHVCDLEELRKMNFVTVDEVGEEEEEQPPSEDVKEVKQVKKRATRAKKKTPQAPVRRSTRGKRGATKMAEEAEEPETNVECEPEAGASVSKSPPAAVESKDLDVKPEKHKAETVKVPESSTAEVSSGPEEDRTRTEDNDNSAKSEEVSKQRQEEEPTQEPEAKKARSDSPVIEDFTMPPFNPNKPVGLDFVVPKMGFFCRICSVFYGNEETTKRNHCCTLKHYQNMENYYKNLKSQKQGDCSTQTTLSHSSASNE, encoded by the exons CTTTTCATTGTTCTTGGAAAGTTGTGTGCCCCCTGTTGCATTGAGGCATTTTGGGAGTCTGCCGCTTTTAGGCCCCGCCTCCCTTCAGTTGGCACAGATAAAGACTCAGTTGGCACTGCACCAGCTAAATGCAATTGCTGGCACAAGTGTCCCTCCGCCTCCAATTACTTTCCCTGCTTTGACCTTGCTCAACTTGCTCAAGGTCACCATGTCGCATCCTTTATATAATCCCCGTGGAGGGTTTTCCAGTGGTCAGAGACCCGTCGGTCAGAGACCCGTTGTGCCTGGCCAGTATGGTCTTGGGTCACAGCCTCGAATGGAGCTAGGGGCAGCCCGTCTTGGCCCGGGTTCCATATCCGGTGCTCGCGGGGGACTGATGGTCAACCAGCCCCTCTCACTGGGACAGCGCCAGGCTCAGATTTCCCCAGATCTTGAAGCCGCCATAGACAGGAACCTTCGGGGAGCCCGCGAGGAAGTTCGTCTTCTCACTCAAATGCTCCATCAACCCAAAAAAACAGATCCCCGTCTGAGAGAGGATGCAAGGGATGAAGCGCTTCCATCCGGCAGCGGCTTTTCAGGGACTTCGCGATCTGATGAAGTGGACTGGTCCTTATACCAAGCCCCAGGCAAACTCATTTCATCTTCAAGTTTGGACCGTCCTTCCAGTTCTTCACAGCTGTTCCCATCTGCAAGTTTTGTTGGAGGATCAAGTGGTTTGGACAGCCAGCCTCCGCCAGAAAAGCGGCCTTCACGCTACACCTCTGAAAGTGCCAGCAGCCTCCTAGCAAGTTTTGGACTCTCCAACGAGGACCTAGAACTTCTGAGCCACTATCCAGATGATCAGCTGACCCCCGACAACCTGCCGTTTATTTTACGAGACATCCGAATGCGTAAAGCCAAGAGGGACGTTGATGCGAGATCGGAATACAACAAAGTTATTGACTATGGACATTCTAGAAAAAATGACTATCCAGACGAGACTCCAGATGGATTTGCAAGTAAACACCTGCCTAAAGAGTCACCAAAGTTTGTGAGGGAGGTCTCTGGACCACCCTTCATTGGCATGGACATCACAAAGCCTCCTCCGCCGTGTCAGCCAGCTCCAAGCCCTGTGCAAGTTCCAAAGCTTCAGAAACCTCCGCCTGTAGATCCGAGACCCACCAAGACGATTCCAGCGAGACCATCTGCTTCCCAGCCTGTTCTGCAGCCTCCCAGTCGACCTCCTCTACCTCTACAGATACCGCCTCAACTTGGTGTTCTTCCTATGATGACCGTTGACGACATCTCCAGAAGTCTGAATCCCAACTGGATCCCGTTCCTTTCACCTGCAATCAGCGCGCCTGCCATGAAGAGGCTTCCAACGCCGACCATGATGAACGATTACTCCGCAGCTACACCAAGAATCTTTCCTCATACATGCTCTCTATGTAACATTGAATGTGTCCAGATTAAG GACTGGCTTGAGCATCAGAATACAAATCTTCACATTGAGAGTTGTAGACGTCTTAGGAAACA ATATCCTGACTGGAATGTTGAGTCTGTCCCCGTTTCAAG ACCTGAGCCAAAAACAGAACACAGCAGATCAAAGCGTCACACTCGATCGCACTCATACTCCAGATCCCCCAGTCCGAAGCGGCACCATGAATCCTCAAGCCGACGTAAGCGATCCCGTTCACGCTCCCGCTCCCGATCCAGTTCTCGATCCCGAAGCTCTAGAAGGTACCGGCGTTCCAGAAGTCACAGCCGGTCCCCCCATAGGAAGTCTCGAAGCAGTCCTTACAGACGGAGGACCCGTAGTCCACCATCTCATCGGTCAAGGTCTCCAGGTTACAGTAGGCGCTCTCCTGTACGCCGTTCGAGCCCCCGTCGTTCGAGCCCATCCTGGCAACAGAGATCTAGCAGTAGTGAACGATTGGCCATGAAACTCATTTCATCAA CTGAGTTTTCTTCAATCGCAGACAGTAGTACTTTGAAGGCTGTTGTGAAGTCCTTGGCACCAGCCCTGCTAGCTGAGCTAGCAAAGAAGAAAAGTAGTTCCACTGCTTCCTCATCAAAGGGAAGCAGTAGCAGCAGTAGCTGGAAACGGCCGCCCTCTCCTAAGAGAGCGGAGTACTCCAAGTCAAGCAGGAGCTCCACCTCAAAGTCCTCCAGCACTCCAAGG CCAAGGCCCAAGGATGCCCCTGGCACATCCTGTTTGTTGAGGCTCATTGGAGTTCCTCATGGGACTACAAGCAAAGAACTGACTGATGCCATCGAGCCTTTTGGCAAGATTTATACTGCCATCCTTCTCAAGGCAATTAGAGAG GCCTCGGTGTGTATGGAGAGAGAGGAGGATGCCAAAGCTTTGCTCAACTATAAGAACCTGATGATTCGTGGACAGTTTGTTAAAGTCTGCATGGAGAAG GATGcaagagatgatgatgatgggagAAAATCTGTTAAGACCGAAAAACCTGTTAAGAA AAAAGAGGTGACTACAACAACAGAACCAACCCAATCAGCAAAAGTAAAGGGTGCAGACCCAGTTAAGGCATCTCAGACAGCAAAAGCAAAAGATGTGACCGGATCCAAGACGTCTCAAGTGACCAAGGGAAAACCGAGCGACCCAAAAAAGACTGTTCAGACAGCTAAAGCTAAACCCCTTGCTAAGGGTTCAG AGACAGCAGTTGCAAAGAAATTAGTGAAGAAg GAAGTACCCTGGAGAAAAAATATAATTGAGATTACAAATCTTCCAGAGGAGGGAGTTACTGAGGATGACCTCACCAACCTTGCTAAACCATATGGCTTCAGTGCAACTCCTCTCATAGCAATTAATCAAAAAAAG gCGTATCTGCAGATGCCCAACACAGAGGCAGTTGAAGCAATGGTGAAGGCCTGCTCTGAGACCCCAGCTAAAGTACAAGACAAGGAGATCACTGTTAAGATGATGATGCAACCTATTGACCTGAATTACACT GAGTCAATATTCAGAGTGCTAATGGACATGGAGAAATCACCT GAAATTATCACATTGCCAGAACGCCTTCTCATTGTTGGCAATGTGCCAAAAACACTTGGGGCAATCAAGGAAGTAGAGACCATAATTAAACGCCATGGTACCTTCAAGAAAGTTTTGCCACTTAATGGCAGG ATTATTTTTGAGATGGAGAATGCTAATACCGCAAGGGCTCTCTTCACTCGCTTCCTCAAGATTCGATGTGTGGTCCAGAACAGTGCCCTTAGCTTCCAACTAGCCAGACCAGTCAAG tttaaaaaGAAGACTGAAGCAAAAGG AGCAAACCCTCCTggtacaacaataaaaaaaacgaaTACCGTCAAAGCCCAAAAGGTAGTAGCTGCATCTACTGCAGGTCCACCTGTCCCAAAAGACAAAGCTCCCAAAACTACTGCTAGTACTGCAGCTAAAGaagatgaaattattattataagcgATAGTGAAGTAAGTTTGAATGAAAGTGTTGCTGATGAAAAGATGAATATTGATACAGCTGCAACTAAAGTTACTGCAGTTCCCGAAGACAATACAGTTGATGGGTCTGCTAATGCAGAAACAACTACTACTGAGAATAAAGCAGAGAAGGATACCCAAGCTGTTAATGAAACTGTCATGGAGACCCCTGATACCGAATATGTGATAAAAGAGGATGAAGCTGCATCCTTAGTTCCCACGGCTGAATCTGAGATTGTGAATAAGAAGCTTGAAGTTGAATCCTCCGTTTCCTCTTCAGGATCTGCCGGTTCGGCTGAGTCTGGGAAAGCGGAGTTTAAAGTTGAATCTGCTGATTCAGTTACATCTCCAAACACAGAGCCTGAAGGTGGATCCACAGTTCTTGCTTCAGAATCTGGAAAAACAGAGCTTGAGGTTGCATCGGCTGTTTCCACTTCAGAGCCTGCAGTTTCAGTGGAGTCTGCAGAAGCAGAGCATGAATTGGCTTCCATTTCAATAGACTCGACCGATCACACAGGAACATTGCTTAAGAAAGACGATCAGAATGTCCTGCAGGCTGACGATGTTCCCAAAGAACTGGTTCCTACATCTGTGGAAGAAAGCAAAACTGACAATTCAAAGTTAGAAGAAGACAATAATGTTGACTCCAAGTCAGAAATGGAGATTGTTGCTTCAACTGTTAGCAGTGAGGAAACTGCAGTAGAGGCTATGGAGACCCAGAGTCCAGAAGATCCTACCAAAGGCATTGATATCAAAGATGATGTTTTAGAAACTGACAAGCTCAAGATTGAAGACGAGGGACAAACTAATGACTTGAAACCAACTGAACCTTTAGAGATGGACATAAATCCTCAGTCTAGTAATGATAATGAACCTGTTGGAGAGAATGTTCCTGCAGCTGACCTACCCTCCACTTCTGATCAAACGGTCAGTAATTCATCTGTCACAGTTACCTCAAAAAGTCCTCAACCGGTGCTTGAGACCATCCAGATTGATGACGATTCTCTGGACTTTCCTCCGGTTACACAGGAGATTTTAAAGGCCCTTGAATTAGCTGTCCATCAATGTCGCTTACAGTCTTCACTAAAACGTGCTGAAGAAGAAGCCAGACAGAAtgcagaaatggagaaaaaagttGCAGAGAAGAAAACCGCAAAAGGTCCGTCAAGCTCAAAGAAGCCTGCTCAAGCAACCAAGAAGACCACTCAAGCTGAGAGTAAAAAGATTCAGAACGAGAAAGAGAAAAAGTCTCCAAATTCTGGGTCAAAGAGTAAGCCTGCAGACACCTCGTCCCCAGAGAAAGAGCCAATGTCTAGATTCAGGAGCAGGGGTAATTCTGAAGAAGAGGGCCCTAGCACCAGACGTGGGGGATCCTCTGGGTCCTCCTCCTCCCGGAGGAGCAGGCGGGAGTCCACTCCTCCATCAAAGCGTTTAAGGGGGCATGATATTGATCACAGG GTGAGCAAAAACTCTCAGCCCTCAAGAAGTCAATCAAAAACAAGGACCGCTGAAAAG GAAAACAGTGAGGAACCGTTTCCATTTAACATTGATGAGTTTGTGACCGTTGATGAAGTAGGGGATGATGCAGAGGAGACTGGGGTCTCAAATACTGAGTCATCGGTCAAGGATGAGAAGATTAAGGATAAACCCGATTCCAACGCTGTAGTCTCTCCTTTTGCAGAGTCCGATTCAGCTGATCAAACGAAACAAACCGACGACATTGTTGGTTCTGAGATAGGAAAACGTGAAGTTATTGAATCTGCAGATAAAACAGAAACCACCCCAGCTGCAGAAGTTGTTGCACCTCTAAAGCCAGAAGAGCAAGAGTCTCAGGAAGAGAGTGCTGATAAACCAATGGGAACTGATAGGATGGAAACTGCTGCTGACAACGAGACAACAGAGCCTTGTACTGTAGCAGAAAGTGCTTCAGCATCAATGGACAGCAGTGTTGAGACCATGAAAGAAGACCCTGACATTGGGAACTTGGATGAATTCGTGTCAAGCAAGTCAGTTTCTTCCTCTCCTTCACAGAAGGGACCCTGCCCACCAACGTCTGCAGAAAATTTAGAGAAATCAGACGATTTCGATCCCGAGGAGCCTGAAACCTCTGCCCTAATGATGGACAATAACGTTGAGGCAACTCTGAACTCTGAAAGTCCATCCCATGATGCAATGGTCACTCTTGATGAGGTCAGTGAGATGGAGGAAGATTTTCTCGATGAAACAAATGAGGAACAGCATTCGAAGGCTGATGAAGTGCCTGAGACACTTGTAACGGTTGATGAGGTTGGAGATGATGAAATGGGGTGTGAAGAATACCAGTTGGACAAAGAACTTGAAGGCTTAGTTACATTGGATGAGATTGTTGACGAAGAGGAGGAGTTTGATTCATTCAATCCTGag ACTCTTGTAACCCTGGATGAGGCCAAGGGTGACGATGAGGAGATTGAGGAAGTGGAGCATAGTGAAGACAAGCCAACTACCCCAACACCAATCATACCAGAAAAGCCTGTGAAATCACCAAGTCAAGAAGAGCATGTCTGTGACCTTGAAGAGCTCCGCAAGATGAACTTTGTAACTGTGGATGAAGttggggaggaggaagaggaacaaCCACCCAGCGAAGATGTTAAAGAGGTGAAACAAGTTAAAAAGAGAGCTACAAGGGCCAAAAAGAAAACTCCCCAGGCCCCAG TAAGGAGATCCACAAGAGGTAAAAGAGGAGCGACAAAGATGGCTGAAGAAGCAGAGGAGCCCGAGACGAATGTGGAGTGTGAACCAGAGGCAGGTGCTTCTGTAAGCAAGAGTCCTCCTGCAGCTGTCGAATCCAAGGATCTCGATGTTAAGCCAGAAAAGCACAAGGCTGAAACCGTGAAAGTTCCTGAATCATCGACTGCAGAGGTCTCCTCAGGGCCAGAAGAGGACAGGACGAGAACTGAAGATAATGACAACTCTGCTAAGTCAGAAG AAGTGTCCAAGCAACGGCAGGAGGAGGAGCCAACTCAGGAACCAGAGGCTAAGAAAGCCCGCTCTGATTCCCCTGTGATTGAAGACTTCACCATGCCGCCGTTTAACCCAAACAAACCTGTTG GGCTTGATTTTGTGGTACCCAAGATGGGTTTCTTCTGCAGAATCTGCTCTGTATTTTATGGCAATGAGGAAACTACTAAGAGAAATCACTGTTGTACCCTAAAGCATTACCAGAACATGGAG AATTACTACAAGAATCTCAAGTCTCAGAAGCAGGGTGATTGCTCAACACAGACAACACTCAGTCATAGTTCTGCTTCTAATGAATAG